From the genome of Thermogutta terrifontis, one region includes:
- a CDS encoding sugar transferase, with protein sequence MAVRSREIQLAIKRVFDVAGAAVALVLLAPLLAMIALAIWMSMGRPILFRQVRPGLHGRLFTLYKFRTMRNAFRPDGTPLPDAERLTPLGRFLRRFSLDELPELWNVLRGDMSLIGPRPLLVEYLPRYTPEQARRHNMRPGITGLAQVMGRNALKFSERLAYDVYYVDHFSLLLDLKILALTLWKVPTGMLFDGAGQDVKIVDDLGLHPGHEDLTWKLSTGVTTGELSTRFPRNPEITSPMGTGPRHREADRSQDRRAA encoded by the coding sequence ATGGCGGTAAGGTCGAGGGAAATTCAACTAGCCATCAAACGGGTCTTTGATGTCGCAGGAGCCGCAGTCGCACTTGTGCTGCTGGCCCCACTTTTGGCTATGATTGCCCTGGCCATCTGGATGAGCATGGGTCGGCCCATTCTTTTTCGTCAGGTCCGGCCCGGTCTGCACGGTCGCCTTTTCACGCTCTATAAGTTTCGCACCATGCGGAACGCGTTCCGTCCTGATGGCACACCTCTTCCCGATGCGGAACGCCTGACGCCGCTGGGACGTTTTCTTCGCCGCTTCAGTTTGGACGAACTCCCTGAGCTGTGGAACGTCCTGCGTGGGGATATGAGTCTCATCGGGCCGCGACCATTGCTCGTGGAATATCTACCCCGCTACACCCCCGAACAAGCTCGCCGCCATAACATGCGGCCTGGGATCACGGGCCTTGCGCAGGTGATGGGAAGGAATGCCCTGAAGTTCAGCGAGCGTCTGGCTTACGACGTGTACTACGTGGATCACTTCAGTCTTCTGTTGGATTTGAAAATTCTGGCGCTGACACTCTGGAAAGTGCCCACCGGGATGCTTTTCGACGGGGCTGGCCAGGACGTAAAAATCGTGGACGACCTGGGGTTGCATCCGGGACACGAAGACCTCACCTGGAAGCTCTCCACAGGTGTCACCACGGGGGAACTTTCAACCCGCTTTCCTCGCAACCCGGAAATCACGTCTCCAATGGGAACAGGCCCCCGACACCGAGAAGCCGACCGTTCTCAAGATCGCCGTGCTGCTTGA
- the ltaE gene encoding low-specificity L-threonine aldolase — MKTERILDFRSDTVTRPTPGMRAAMASAEVGDDVLGDDPTVQRLEERVAELLHKEAALFVPSGTMSNLIAVRLHCRPGDEMICEADSHIYNYEQGGYAQICGVAARPVQGYWGLMQPEQLEGLIRPQNVHFVRTRLLTLENTHNRGGGRVQPFSLVETLVGWARRNHLALHLDGARLWNASVATGIPLHEWAQLFDTVNVCFSKGLGAPVGSALAGPKDLIAEARRHRKVLGGGMRQVGVLAAAALYALEHHIDRLAEDHANARRLAAGLMEIPFLTLMPIPVETNILLFDVAPEWGTAAQLSQLLKDHGVLMLPTAPQRIRAVTHLDVNSQDVDEALGILRHVICEHRPCQNSS; from the coding sequence ATGAAGACGGAGCGGATTCTCGATTTCCGCAGTGACACTGTCACCCGACCAACTCCCGGGATGCGGGCGGCGATGGCATCGGCCGAGGTCGGCGATGATGTGCTGGGCGATGACCCAACCGTCCAACGACTCGAGGAGCGTGTCGCGGAGCTACTTCACAAGGAAGCCGCCCTCTTTGTGCCGTCTGGCACGATGTCCAATCTCATCGCGGTGCGGCTGCACTGCCGACCTGGCGACGAGATGATCTGTGAAGCGGACTCCCATATTTACAACTACGAACAGGGAGGTTACGCGCAGATCTGTGGGGTCGCCGCTCGACCTGTTCAGGGCTACTGGGGTCTCATGCAGCCCGAGCAACTGGAGGGACTGATCCGCCCGCAAAACGTCCATTTTGTGCGTACGCGGTTGCTGACCCTGGAAAACACTCATAATCGTGGGGGCGGTCGCGTCCAGCCGTTTTCGCTTGTGGAAACACTGGTGGGCTGGGCACGCCGCAACCATCTGGCCCTCCATCTGGATGGAGCACGGCTGTGGAATGCCTCGGTGGCTACAGGAATCCCCCTCCATGAGTGGGCGCAACTTTTTGACACGGTCAACGTATGTTTCAGCAAAGGCCTCGGGGCACCGGTTGGCTCGGCCCTTGCGGGTCCCAAAGACCTGATCGCCGAAGCGCGACGCCATCGCAAGGTGCTCGGTGGTGGCATGCGGCAGGTAGGCGTCCTTGCCGCGGCTGCGCTTTACGCTCTGGAACATCACATCGACCGACTGGCCGAAGACCACGCCAATGCCCGACGACTCGCCGCGGGATTGATGGAAATCCCATTCCTGACCCTCATGCCCATCCCGGTGGAAACCAACATTCTCCTCTTCGACGTGGCACCAGAATGGGGTACAGCAGCCCAGCTTTCCCAGCTTCTCAAAGACCACGGCGTGCTGATGCTGCCCACGGCACCGCAGCGGATTCGGGCGGTCACTCATTTGGATGTCAACTCGCAAGATGTGGACGAGGCCCTGGGCATCCTTCGCCACGTCATCTGCGAGCACCGCCCATGCCAAAACTCATCTTGA
- the rnr gene encoding ribonuclease R, producing the protein MKQAMEELQNAILEHVRSPKYQPVKPRAIAKALQIPSEEAHLVKKAVKELVKAGLLEFGSGHLVYLAGQRKTDDSPYRGGEIIGIFRRKEAGHGFVRPKAKPGDTEPPEDIFIPADWAGDASTGDLVRVRLAHRHRRGERMLAGQIVEILERQNSRFVGTYFEHDGQGFVQVDGTVFAQPIYVGDPGARGVRPDDKVVIEMLRFPSHHRSGEGVIVEVLGPLGKPGVDTLTIMREFNLPEEFPPDVLEEARAQAAMFEETIPPDRYDATHETTITIDPEDARDFDDAISLERREDGTWVLGVHIADVAYFVPPGSAIDREARERATSVYLPDRVIPMLPELLSNGLASLQPGKLRFTKSVYIEYTPDGVKTDVKIYRSVIRSDKRLTYEQVDAFLENPEAYKKAWGTKVHDLLLRMRDLARILRQRRRERGALELVMPEVKVNLDRRGRVIGAHLVPNTESHQMIEEFMLAANESVAETLRDRGWLFLRRIHKPPAERKLRLLREFVEALGFPPRDLEDRFGLQGLLEYATGKPQQYAVHYAVLRSLQRAIYSPLEEGHYALASECYCHFTSPIRRYPDLTIHRLVDALLLGKNPRINPAELVALGEHCSDREERAEAAERELTRLKLLSFLSERIGMEMEGIITGVEKYGLFVQGVALPADGFIPVEALQDDYYDYDRTSHSLVGRRKGNQFRLGDLVQVAVAHVDLERRQLDFRLIAHRGHPTPGIVEESLAGFHNGKKATKKNRHRSLSQRVNGTEMSTRRANKAGGGRSARKKSK; encoded by the coding sequence ATGAAACAAGCCATGGAAGAACTGCAAAACGCCATCCTGGAACACGTGCGATCGCCCAAGTATCAACCGGTCAAGCCGCGGGCGATCGCCAAAGCGCTGCAAATCCCCAGTGAAGAGGCCCACCTAGTCAAAAAGGCGGTCAAAGAGCTGGTCAAAGCCGGGCTGCTCGAATTCGGATCGGGACATCTCGTGTACCTGGCAGGTCAGCGCAAAACCGATGATTCTCCGTATCGGGGCGGTGAAATCATCGGAATTTTTCGCCGCAAAGAGGCAGGGCACGGATTTGTTCGGCCCAAGGCCAAACCCGGCGACACCGAGCCCCCTGAGGATATCTTCATCCCGGCAGACTGGGCCGGGGACGCCTCCACCGGCGATCTTGTGCGGGTACGGCTGGCCCATCGTCATCGGCGTGGAGAACGCATGCTGGCCGGTCAAATTGTGGAAATCCTCGAACGGCAGAATTCGCGTTTCGTCGGCACCTATTTTGAGCATGACGGGCAGGGTTTTGTCCAGGTGGACGGGACCGTATTCGCCCAGCCGATCTACGTGGGAGATCCCGGCGCGCGAGGTGTCCGGCCGGACGACAAGGTCGTCATCGAGATGCTCCGCTTCCCCAGCCATCATCGGAGCGGTGAAGGTGTGATCGTGGAGGTGCTTGGCCCCTTGGGCAAGCCGGGCGTGGACACCCTCACGATTATGCGGGAATTCAATCTGCCGGAGGAATTTCCGCCCGACGTTCTGGAAGAAGCCCGGGCCCAGGCGGCGATGTTTGAAGAAACTATTCCGCCCGACCGCTACGACGCAACCCACGAAACAACGATCACGATCGACCCCGAGGATGCCCGCGACTTCGATGACGCGATTTCCCTTGAGCGCCGCGAGGACGGCACGTGGGTGCTGGGGGTGCACATTGCCGATGTGGCCTACTTTGTCCCTCCCGGCTCGGCCATCGACCGAGAGGCGCGGGAACGGGCAACCAGCGTCTACTTGCCCGACCGCGTCATCCCCATGTTGCCGGAACTGCTCTCCAATGGCCTGGCAAGTTTGCAGCCGGGCAAACTCCGGTTCACCAAGTCGGTTTACATTGAATACACACCCGATGGTGTCAAAACCGATGTGAAAATCTACCGGTCGGTCATCCGCAGCGACAAACGCCTCACCTACGAGCAGGTGGATGCATTTCTGGAGAATCCAGAAGCTTATAAGAAAGCGTGGGGCACGAAAGTCCATGACCTTCTTCTACGGATGCGCGATCTCGCCCGGATTCTCCGCCAGCGACGACGCGAACGGGGAGCCCTGGAACTTGTCATGCCCGAGGTCAAAGTGAATCTCGATCGTCGCGGTCGGGTCATCGGCGCGCATCTGGTGCCGAACACGGAAAGCCATCAGATGATCGAGGAATTCATGCTGGCCGCCAATGAAAGCGTGGCCGAGACGCTTCGCGATCGCGGCTGGTTGTTTCTGCGACGAATCCATAAACCGCCGGCCGAGCGCAAGCTCCGCCTGCTGCGGGAATTTGTGGAGGCACTCGGATTTCCTCCTCGCGATCTGGAGGACCGTTTCGGTCTGCAGGGACTGCTGGAGTACGCCACGGGCAAGCCCCAACAGTATGCGGTCCACTACGCAGTCTTGCGATCACTTCAGCGGGCCATCTACAGCCCTCTGGAAGAAGGCCATTACGCCCTGGCGAGCGAGTGCTACTGCCACTTCACGTCGCCCATCCGGCGGTATCCCGACCTGACGATTCACCGGCTGGTGGACGCCCTCCTGCTGGGGAAGAACCCGCGGATCAATCCCGCGGAACTGGTTGCTCTTGGTGAACATTGTTCGGATCGGGAAGAACGTGCCGAGGCGGCAGAGCGGGAGTTGACGCGATTGAAACTCCTCTCCTTCCTCAGCGAGCGAATCGGCATGGAGATGGAAGGGATCATCACCGGCGTCGAAAAATATGGGCTGTTTGTCCAGGGAGTTGCTCTTCCCGCGGATGGCTTCATCCCCGTGGAAGCCCTCCAGGACGACTACTACGATTACGATCGCACTTCACACTCCCTGGTCGGCCGGCGCAAGGGCAATCAGTTTCGGCTGGGAGACCTTGTCCAGGTGGCGGTGGCGCATGTCGATCTGGAACGCCGCCAGCTCGATTTTCGGCTCATCGCCCACCGCGGCCATCCCACGCCGGGGATCGTGGAAGAGTCCCTGGCCGGATTTCATAATGGCAAAAAGGCGACCAAGAAGAATCGGCACCGCTCGCTATCTCAACGGGTTAACGGGACGGAGATGAGCACACGGCGTGCAAACAAAGCGGGCGGCGGACGTTCTGCGAGAAAAAAGTCAAAATAA
- a CDS encoding nucleotide pyrophosphohydrolase, with translation MTSSEQVPFPASDATTPIARLREIVEKFVQERSWEPFHTPKNLVMALAVEAAELMEHFQWLTPEQGEAVARNPEQREAVADEMADVFCYLLALSSRLGIDLTTAVLRKMEKNVQKYPAEIYRGYFGPDDPRWPGPASSSASQ, from the coding sequence ATGACGTCTTCGGAACAGGTCCCCTTTCCCGCCAGCGATGCCACCACGCCGATCGCCCGGTTGCGCGAGATCGTCGAGAAATTCGTCCAGGAACGGTCATGGGAGCCGTTCCATACACCCAAGAACCTCGTCATGGCGCTGGCCGTGGAAGCCGCCGAACTGATGGAACATTTCCAGTGGCTCACTCCGGAGCAGGGAGAAGCGGTCGCCAGGAACCCTGAACAGCGGGAAGCAGTGGCCGACGAAATGGCCGACGTCTTCTGCTATCTGCTGGCCCTTTCCAGCCGACTGGGGATCGATCTCACGACGGCCGTGTTGCGAAAGATGGAGAAGAACGTTCAGAAATACCCGGCCGAGATTTACCGGGGATACTTCGGACCCGACGATCCTCGCTGGCCGGGTCCAGCGAGCAGTTCTGCCTCGCAATAA
- a CDS encoding DUF4838 domain-containing protein has translation MRRIPWGMLLMAVVSVGICPAYAQELVIAEGGQSSYHIVIPEKASEPVRHAADELAKFIREMTGANLSIRTDTFQPAADQEILLSNNRRLQELGVEIDWQKLGKEGYTIKTVGQRLIIAGGEPRGTLYGVYGLLEDHWGCRWFTPDCSRIPHHNRLTIGPLDETIVPVLEYREPFTYDCFDGDWCARNRVNSSSGRLGPQHGGKIRFGSGFFVHTFDRLVPPEKYFDEHPEYFALVKGKRLKDRTQLCCTNEDVIRIVTEEILKAMERDPEAFVFSVSQNDWYNYCECDRCQALAKAEESQIAPVLQMVNRVAEAVEKRFPDKAIETLAYQWTRKPPKTMRPRPNVIIRLCSIECCFAHPLATCDLPANKAFVEDLRGWAKICNRLWVWDYVTDFRHYLLPFPNQRVRNDNIKLFVENNVKGIFEQDTYNTPNSELAALGGYMTAKFLWNPDYDENLAMNEFLEGYYGAAAPFIRQYIDALHDRVEKENIHCSIWIPPTHPHLTDELLVEANQLWQKAEEAVHDDPTLLKRVKIGRLSVDYAILERARLAPQKEPLASLAKQRFRPFVELIPVAGITRLNEWNPLNLEDYRTKLADALGLESR, from the coding sequence ATGCGTCGGATTCCCTGGGGAATGTTACTGATGGCTGTCGTGTCGGTGGGCATCTGTCCGGCGTACGCACAGGAACTCGTTATTGCGGAGGGTGGGCAATCGTCCTATCACATTGTCATTCCTGAAAAGGCCAGCGAACCCGTGCGTCATGCCGCGGATGAATTGGCCAAATTCATCCGCGAAATGACCGGAGCGAACCTCTCCATCCGGACAGACACCTTTCAACCCGCCGCCGACCAGGAAATCCTGCTGAGCAACAATCGCCGATTGCAGGAACTCGGCGTCGAAATTGACTGGCAGAAGCTGGGCAAGGAAGGTTACACCATCAAGACGGTTGGCCAACGTCTCATCATTGCCGGTGGTGAGCCCCGGGGCACGCTTTATGGGGTCTACGGGTTGCTCGAGGATCACTGGGGATGCCGCTGGTTCACCCCGGATTGCAGCCGAATTCCCCACCACAATCGCCTGACCATCGGACCTCTCGATGAAACGATCGTTCCCGTCCTGGAATACCGGGAGCCGTTCACTTACGACTGCTTTGACGGAGACTGGTGTGCCCGGAATCGGGTCAATTCCTCGTCGGGACGGCTGGGGCCACAACACGGCGGCAAGATCCGGTTTGGAAGTGGCTTTTTCGTCCACACCTTCGATCGGCTGGTCCCCCCGGAAAAATATTTCGATGAGCATCCCGAGTATTTCGCGCTGGTCAAAGGAAAACGGCTGAAGGACCGAACGCAGCTCTGCTGCACCAATGAGGATGTCATTCGGATTGTTACGGAAGAGATCCTCAAGGCGATGGAGCGCGATCCTGAGGCGTTCGTGTTCTCCGTTTCTCAGAACGACTGGTACAACTACTGCGAATGCGACAGATGTCAGGCCCTGGCCAAGGCCGAAGAAAGCCAGATCGCCCCGGTGCTTCAGATGGTTAATCGAGTGGCGGAGGCCGTGGAAAAACGCTTCCCCGACAAGGCCATCGAAACGCTGGCCTATCAATGGACGCGAAAGCCGCCCAAGACGATGCGTCCCCGGCCCAATGTGATCATTCGCTTGTGCTCCATCGAGTGCTGCTTTGCCCATCCGCTGGCCACCTGCGACCTGCCGGCCAACAAGGCGTTCGTGGAAGACCTGCGAGGCTGGGCGAAAATCTGCAACCGGCTGTGGGTGTGGGACTACGTTACCGACTTCCGGCACTACCTGCTGCCGTTTCCCAACCAGCGGGTCCGCAATGACAATATCAAGCTCTTTGTAGAAAACAACGTGAAAGGAATTTTTGAACAGGACACCTACAACACACCCAACAGTGAACTGGCGGCACTCGGCGGCTATATGACGGCCAAGTTCCTCTGGAATCCCGATTATGATGAAAACCTGGCCATGAACGAGTTCTTGGAAGGCTACTATGGGGCGGCGGCTCCGTTCATCCGCCAGTACATCGACGCTCTCCACGATCGCGTGGAAAAGGAAAACATCCATTGCAGCATCTGGATTCCTCCGACCCATCCCCACCTCACGGACGAGCTGCTGGTGGAAGCCAACCAACTCTGGCAGAAGGCGGAGGAGGCGGTCCACGATGATCCGACGCTGCTCAAACGGGTGAAGATCGGTCGGCTGAGTGTGGATTACGCGATTCTGGAGCGTGCCCGGCTCGCCCCACAGAAAGAGCCGCTGGCTTCACTGGCCAAGCAACGCTTTCGGCCATTCGTGGAGCTGATTCCCGTGGCAGGAATCACCCGACTGAATGAATGGAACCCCCTCAACCTGGAGGATTACCGGACTAAACTGGCAGACGCGCTGGGACTGGAATCGCGGTAA